A window from Fundulus heteroclitus isolate FHET01 unplaced genomic scaffold, MU-UCD_Fhet_4.1 scaffold_205, whole genome shotgun sequence encodes these proteins:
- the LOC118559024 gene encoding zinc finger protein 271-like, producing the protein MEELSSEQRPEPLFLILPPPPPFSLASGELTMPWPKWLKAFEHYAQAFGEKAMLDSSKLLLLQSFLGPAGQLVFTTLIRHPTMYADAVSEITRHFSSDHATQAHRLKFHQRAQMPGESIEEFVTALQNLLGDCHYGKFKTKLLVDQLIEKTNNPQLRERLLSRKDRLTLAKALTIAKEVESHSSESQQFEFHEVSVDIGEEWEPPVQNKRKRGRPRLVIQLKAPVTEPQQKKKRGRPRLGEKTKPELLVSEPQQKRKRGRPRLGEERAPKPSVTEAQRRPAAVQNQTSDSNDTGEPRVAAENNVTCDEPDDNGDASTQMVEDEKKLQSSDMGEDNDDGKVEDFFPPSAKRKGLCCPICTERFFKNADKFNRHMRTHTGEKPFKCPLCNLTFSQSYHMTQHMRNQHAAGPYVCPACGLSMESPEELFKHKKTHKEQILNCTDCNEVFLNDEELRSHVKSHNKDPSFPKEGQSDQPTRCVEVRTEDLSELSANACEAVDSEQGRAKPTKDNSCPICIGRRFKGPNNLARHMRTHTKEKPFSCPICSKMFSQSYHMTRHVRVQHGLGQYVCPQCGKSFTTWLDLKVHKRSHAHVGLTCLACNKQFREKATLEKHLKLHKAVLPGPRSLTCGDCGKEFGRQHHLKRHIMSHRKASNSRFYSCPDCKKIFYFPEDLNKHLEDHAKENNGTCPKCNERFDSAEELETHMQVHQRSFPCSTCGKKFKVEYALKKHEEGHQHDQYYCSLCQKHFMKLSHYKRHVLVHDRRESKCPHCDGVFLKLTAYKYHLRTHTLERPYQCSCCIETFEQEEELEQHCLKHRKFKKERPYSCTRCDLAYSTLVELTEHMISHEGEQPQTCPFCGKTFLNKNKLERHISIHTGERPHLCSMCGNGFPSAASLKLHVLIHTGEKPFKCLQCSKSFSSASGLRLHSRQHMDERPSYECPECGRTYGRLTELKMHQRYHTGDKPYACTCCNKRFISKDKLNVHMRTHTGERPFSCPHCGQTFTQTGDRNRHVSKYHPVV; encoded by the coding sequence ATGGAGGAACTCTCTTCAGAGCAGCGCCCAGAACCCCTGTTCCTAATCCTGCCCCCACCGCCGCCTTTCTCTCTGGCCTCAGGTGAGCTCACCATGCCCTGGCCAAAATGGCTGAAAGCTTTTGAACACTACGCTCAGGCATTCGGTGAAAAAGCGATGCTGGACTCCAGTAAGCTGCTGCTCTTACAGAGCTTTCTGGGCCCAGCGGGACAGCTCGTCTTCACAACTCTGATCAGGCATCCGACTATGTATGCTGACGCCGTTTCAGAGATCACCAGACATTTTAGCTCTGATCATGCCACTCAGGCACACCGCCTTAAGTTCCACCAAAGGGCTCAGATGCCTGGAGAGTCCATAGAGGAGTTTGTCACAGCGCTCCAAAATCTGCTGGGAGATTGTCACTATGGAAAGTTCAAGACCAAACTTCTAGTAGATCAGCTGATTGAGAAGACAAACAATCCGCAGCTCAGAGAGAGGCTGCTGAGTAGGAAGGACCGACTGACCTTGGCCAAGGCCCTGACTATTGCTAAAGAGGTGGAGTCTCATTCGAGTGAATCTCAGCAGTTTGAGTTTCATGAGGTGAGTGTGGATATCGGAGAGGAGTGGGAGCCTCCTGtacaaaataagcgaaaaagAGGAAGACCTCGGCTCGTTATTCAACTAAAGGCACCTGTGACTGAACCccaacaaaagaagaaaagaggaaggcCCCGGCTTGGAGAGAAGACTAAACCAGAGCTACTTGTGTCTGAACCCcaacaaaagaggaaaagaggTAGACCTCGGCTCGGGGAGGAAAGGGCACCAAAACCGTCTGTCACTGAAGCCCAAAGAAGACCAGCTGCAGTCCAGAATCAGACCTCTGACAGCAACGATACAGGTGAGCCTCGGGTCGCAGCGGAGAATAATGTGACATGTGATGAACCGGATGATAACGGCGACGCATCAACTCAGATGGTGGAAGACGAAAAAAAACTTCAATCAAGCGACATGGGCGAAGACAACGATGACGGTAAAGTTGAAGACTTCTTCCCTCCTTCAGCCAAGCGGAAGGGGCTTTGCTGTCCCATCTGCACCGAGAGATTCTTCAAAAACGCAGACAAGTTCAACAGACACATGAGGACGCACACGGGGGAAAAACCGTTCAAATGTCCGCTCTGCAATCTCACGTTCAGCCAGTCGTACCACATGACCCAGCACATGAGGAACCAGCACGCCGCAGGCCCGTATGTGTGCCCAGCCTGCGGGCTGAGCATGGAAAGCCCCGAAGAGCTATTTAAACACAAGAAAACGCACAAGGAGCAGATCCTTAACTGCACTGATTGCAATGAGGTCTTCCTGAATGACGAGGAGCTTCGTAGTCACGTCAAGTCGCACAACAAAGACCCGTCGTTCCCAAAGGAGGGTCAGAGCGATCAGCCAACTCGCTGCGTTGAAGTGAGGACTGAAGACTTATCGGAGCTTTCTGCAAACGCCTGCGAAGCCGTCGACTCCGAGCAAGGCAGAGCGAAACCGACTAAAGACAATTCCTGTCCCATCTGCATCGGGAGGCGCTTCAAAGGTCCAAACAACCTTGCGCGACACATGAGGACGCACACCAAGGAAAAACCCTTCAGCTGCCCCATCTGCAGCAAGATGTTCAGCCAGTCCTATCACATGACGCGCCACGTGAGAGTTCAGCACGGCCTTGGCCAGTACGTCTGCCCCCAATGTGGGAAGAGTTTCACCACCTGGCTGGACCTAAAAGTACACAAAAGGTCTCACGCTCACGTCGGCCTCACGTGTCTGGCGTGTAATAAGCAGTTCAGAGAGAAGGCCACGCTGGAAAAGCACCTTAAACTTCACAAGGCGGTTCTGCCGGGTCCCCGAAGCCTCACCTGTGGCGACTGCGGCAAAGAGTTCGGCCGGCAGCATCATTTGAAGAGGCACATCATGTCCCATCGCAAAGCGTCCAACTCTAGGTTTTACTCGTGCCCTGACTGCAAGAAAATCTTCTACTTCCCGGAGGACCTCAACAAACACCTGGAGGATCACGCGAAGGAGAACAACGGGACGTGCCCCAAATGCAACGAGCGGTTCGACAGCGCGGAAGAACTGGAGACGCACATGCAGGTTCACCAGAGGTCTTTCCCCTGCAGCACCTGTGGCAAGAAGTTCAAAGTGGAGTACGCGCTGAAGAAGCACGAGGAGGGCCACCAGCATGACCAGTACTACTGCTCGTTGTGTCAGAAGCACTTTATGAAGTTGTCTCATTATAAGAGACACGTGCTGGTCCACGACAGGCGGGAGTCCAAGTGTCCACACTGCGACGGCGTCTTCCTGAAGCTGACGGCTTACAAGTACCACCTGCGGACTCACACCCTGGAGAGGCCGTACCAGTGCAGCTGCTGCATCGAAACCTTCgagcaggaggaggagttgGAGCAGCACTGCCTCAAGCACAGGAAGTTCAAGAAGGAGCGGCCTTATTCGTGCACACGCTGCGACCTGGCCTACTCGACCCTGGTGGAGCTGACCGAGCACATGATCTCTCACGAGGGAGAACAGCCGCAGACATGCCCCTTCTGTGGCAAAACCTTCCTGAACAAGAACAAGCTGGAGCGCCACATCAGCATCCACACCGGCGAGAGGCCCCACCTGTGCTCGATGTGCGGCAACGGCTTCCCCTCCGCCGCCAGCCTCAAGCTGCACGTCCTCATCCACACCGGGGAGAAACCCTTCAAGTGCCTGCAGTGCAGCAAGAGCTTCAGCTCCGCCAGCGGCCTGCGCCTGCACAGCAGGCAGCACATGGACGAGCGGCCCAGCTACGAGTGCCCCGAGTGCGGCCGGACGTACGGCCGGCTGACGGAGCTGAAGATGCACCAGCGCTACCACACGGGGGACAAACCGTACGCGTGCACCTGCTGCAACAAACGCTTCATCAGCAAAGACAAGCTGAACGTTCACATGAGGACGCACACGGGAGAGAGACCCTTCTCCTGCCCTCACTGTGGGCAAACCTTTACCCAGACGGGGGACAGAAACAGACACGTCAGTAAATACCACCCAGTGGTCTGA